Below is a genomic region from Dryobates pubescens isolate bDryPub1 chromosome 26, bDryPub1.pri, whole genome shotgun sequence.
AATGAAGCAAGGAATGCTGCCAATTTTCCAGGCTTGATCCCAATCCCATCAATGTCAGCAGGAGAGTTCCCAccatgtttggtttgttggctgGGTCGAATCTGAGTAAGGGAGTTCAAAGTCTGCGCCGAGGTTGGATTTGCAGACGAGTTCCTCGCTCCGCTTTGCTGTGCCAGAGAGTCTGTGGGGAAAGCAGACAGTACAGGTGGGATCCTTCTCCCCTGGTTTTAGGCATCTTCAACTCCAGCAACAGATAGccaagggaggggaagaggaacaTTCAGATCATCGTAAGCTAGGAGTCCAAATGAGGTGAAATGAATTTATTCCTTCCTACAGAGCCACTTCAGCCCATGAGGATGTGCAGCTTGTGTGAAAAGGAACCTGCCAGTGTTGGAAGGTCCCTGCAGTAGAGGGGAAAGGAGCTTGCTCAAAACCTTCCCCTGAGTAGGTGGATGCTGACTCAGACGCTACTGAAGGTCTTCTGCTCAGGTCTTCTCCCTGTGTTTGTGCCAGCCAGGAATCAAGGCTGATGCAGCCACAGGATGCAGCCACAGGatgcagccacagcccaggagcTCTGGTGGGCACTGACCACCCTCTTGCCAGCAGCAAACACTTGTGCATGATCCTACTGACGGCTGCAAATGGGGAATATGGCAGCTCCCACCTTCCCTGTCCCCTCACCCGCTGCCAAATGATGCCTTACATCCTCCTCTCCCCATGCCATGAGTATTCCCATGCTGGTTACTTCATGGACAATCCTACCTCTCCTGTCCCAGGGTATAAAAGAGCACTGAGGATTGGAGGGGTCGGCAGTGCCCACAGGTTTTGGGCAGATCCTCAGTAGTGGCCATGCACCAACATTGTCCCACAGAGGCAGTGACTGCTCTTTgccttagaatcatagcatcaataaggttggaaaagacctcaaagatcatcaagtccagcttgtcacccaagacctcatgactactagaacatggcaccaagtgccacatccagtcccctcttgaacacctccagggatggggactccaccacctccctgggcagcccattccaatggctaacaactctctctgtgaagaactttctcctcacctccagcctaaacttcccctggcacatcttgagactgtgtcctcttgttctggtgctgattgcctgggagaagagaccaacccctgcctgtctacaacctcccttcatgtagctgtagagagcaggaaggtctcccctgagcctcctcttctccaggctaagcaaccccagctccctcagcctctcttcatagggcttgcattccaaacccctcaccacctttgcTGCTCCACCACCTCATGGCTCACgtgccagcagctggccctTAATTACTCACCCAGCTAATAAAGGGAAGGAGCTCAGCCCTTCCATTCACTGCATTATCTGAGAAGCAAAAGGACTGCAAGGcaagagcttaaaaaaaaagaaataatgccACCCCAATATCTCAGGGGCATCAGCACAGTACACAGATCCTTAATGGCTTTGGCTGATTTGACAGCTGCAGGACAGTGAAAAATGAGCAGATTTATGGCTGCAGCCATCCCTGGGGCTGCGAGGTGCTTCTTGGGATACAGATCTTTAAATCACCATTAACAGTGATGTGAGGGGGCACTGGAGAAGACAGAGGTGGGCACAGCGAGGCAGGGGTGAGAACAGAGGTTGCTGGCACTTCCCACACTGTGCTGCCTCCCCggggggcagggatgcctcactTCAATCCATCACTCGCCAAGTGGGTGCAAGTGGTGGGGTGCTGCAGATCCCGAGGGCTGTGGGGAGTCGAGGGTGGTtctgtggggagctgcagcatctTGGACGGGATCCATGTGTGAGCATAAAGGTCTGGGCAGCTTGTGGAGGCCCGGGGATCTTTcaggaggagctctggagaAGCCCAGATCTGAGGAgtgtgtgtgagcagctgaGGCCAGACCTGCTCCCAATGCCCCAAAGATTTCACCTACTGCAGAGACAAAGCAACAACTCGTCTGGGAGTTTAAGCTTTGCCTTCTGGCTTCCTCTGGGTGAGGTGGGAGCTGAAAGTTTCAGGGTTTCTCTGGACccctgcctggtgctgagcagactctgggGACCTACCTCAGAGCCTGcctggcccagcactgctcttggCTGGGTGCCTGCAGTCTCACCGCCCAGGCTCTCCTGGCAGTTCCccatctgcagagccctgggaaacTTGTCCCAGCGGCCGGCAGCGGCgggcccttgctgcagccccgCTGGCCAGCTGGCCCCTGCGCTCCTGCGGCGCTCTCAAAGAAGCCAGGCAGCTCCCGACTGAAAGCATTTGGTGTTTATTCACACTTTAAACATATTAACTCCATCCGAAGGCAGTGGTGGTTCCCtccgagcagcagcagcagcagaagaggtggGTCCATCAAGGACAAATGACTGTGATAACGACTGGGCTCTGGTCCAAAGAGCACAACGGCTGTGGGTCAGCACTTTCCCAGAACGAGCTGATTTTAACTCAAGAGTTCTCTTCCTCCAGCGGAGCTGCGAGGTCTGCTGATGCAAATCACATCACCCCTTCCACAAAGACTGAAACATTCAAGCTGCTCATGGCGGGGAATGCAAAGAGCAAAACCCAAAATGCTGCAAGAGAGCTTTCGCTCCCCACCCCCTACCCTCATCCCCACCCCCAAGCagagctccccacagcccccaccaAAGACCACAGATGGACTACCCTCAGCAGCACGTCTTGCCTTCACTGCCTTCAGACCAGCATTGCTTCTCTTCTTTTGCATGTCTGGTTGTTAACAGATGAATCTAATCCCCTCACAAGGCTGGATGCAAGAGTAAGAGGCAACCACCCACCTGAAGATCTCAGAACCCTCCTGGGATTtgcctgctgacagcagtggcTCAGGCTACTGCAGTTATTTGAATGCCTGGCAAAGAAACCCAACAaccagcagcctccaggagCTCTGCAATGCCAGTCTGGTGTTGTCTGCTGCATGCTCTTCCCAAAGAGAGTGAGTAATGCtgatagccttttttttttcccttctgcagaggtgggcacatagcctgcagcagctcaggcatcTGGGAACAGCTAACCCAGGAACTGGCACAGCTTAGTCACCTATTTAAACCTGGTATTTGGAGGGGGAGGGTGTTGCCATTTCCACAGCACTTCCCTTTCCCTGCACAGGTAGATCATTACTGATGCTCCATCCTTAGCAGAAAGAGGGAATCCTGTCTTGAACACATATCcagtggaggagaggagatgcaGTGGTGGGGACAAGGCATCATTCATCCCCATCCCTCACTCCCTGAGGAACTCCACGAGCAGCCAGAGAGCCTGGGAGATGTTAACGAGCTCTAACCACTGCCCTGGAGGCTGGACTGGGAAACACTTCAGGACTGGAGTAAACGCAGTGTTCTTCTCTTTCCACCTCCAGGCAATCTGGAGGCAAAGGGGTTGGGTTGAGTAGGTTTGTTCTAAAACTCAGTCCCAGTTTGCTCCTGATGGTTTTGTCTATCACTTTTGTGGGATTGGAGCCAGTggtgctgcagtcaccatctCTGCAAACCAGGCATCAAGGCGGAGGGGACTGCTCCCGAGAAGGGGCCAAGCACAAACTGAGAGGTGGTGCAGCCTTTGGAGGAGGCTTTGAGTacctcagagctcctcagaAGCCTCTTCCTCACGAATAATGATGGTCATCTTCTTCTCATCCCCCTGGTGAGAGgttttcctcctgaaggaggacCCAAGGCTCTGGCTGGCTGTTTCACGGATGGTCCTCATACAAGACACGCAGTCCTCGACGGTCATCAGGTAGAGCAGGGGGTTGAGGGCACTGTTGAAGCTGGCCAGGCCCCGGGTCACCTGGTAGGAGATGTAGATGTTCTTGGAAGCCTGTGTGCAGGACCCCTGCAGATGCCAGCCCCGAGACAACAAGTTGAGGTTTCTGAAGATGTGGTAGGGGAGGAAGCAGACAGAGAAGAGGACCATGACAAGAATCACCAATCTGATGCTTCTCCTCCTGAGGCCGAGGTCCACGGTGTTGTTCCTGCAGAGCACCACCACCACGTGGCAGTAGCACCCaaggatgaggaggaaggggatgaTGAAGCCGGTGACGGTGACGGCGGTGGTGTACGGCAGGTAAAGGCCCAGGCTCTTGGCTTCCGTCGTGTCGTGGCACTGCATCCCCTTGGCATCCATCTTGCTGAAGGCAAAGTCTGGAGCTACCTGCGCCACCACCCAGAGCCAGAGCACGCCGCTGAGCCACGCCGAGGAGGTGACCGCCTGGCACCTGCCCCGCGCCCTCAGCGGGTGCACGATGCCCAGGTAGCGGTGGACGCTGATGCAGGTGAGGAAGGTGATGCTGGCGTAGAGGTTGAGGTGGAAGAGGCCCCGGGTGAGCCGGCACCAGCTGTGCCCAAAGAGCCACACTCTGCCCTGCAGGTAGTAGCTGACGAGGAAGGGCAGAGTGCTGACGTACAGCAGGTCGGCCAGGCCCAGgttgcccaccagcagccccagggggtggCGGGTGCCACGCCGAGTCCCgaggcagaggtggcacagccccagcacgtTCCCCACCAGCCCCACGGGGATCACCACCAGGTAGACGGTGGGCAAGAAGCGCTGGGCGAAGGCGGCATCCACAGGGCACGGGGGCCCGCTGCTGTTTCCAGGCTGTGGGGCCAGAGCCTCCGTGGCCATGGGGCACcgtggcagccctgcctgcagcggCGTGGCTGttcccaggctggtgctggtcgtGGTAGACCTTGAAGTGCCGGTGGCTGGTGAACGGTGCCAggggtggtgctggcagcaccacACCCAGAGCTGGCACTACTGCGTTCcctagcacaggctgcagctgccttcaccTCCCCTCTTCTGATGGGGTTTAGGGTGCAGAGCTTTGTTCCGGAACAATGGGAGGATGTGGTGAGGCTGCTGCAAGCAGAGCCTCGCAGTCTGGTGCTTCCGCTACTCCCTCGGCGCTTGCTCCAGCCCACTTGAGATATTTTGAGGCGGGaaccagagccctgcaggcccTTGGTTGCTTTGTGTgtgcctggggagagcagggaggtgggagagggTCTCTGCCTTGGAGCGGGTGGGAGATGTCTGAGGATGAGGGCCAAAGCTTTCAGCCTGCTTCTGTTCTGTCTCACTCAGGGTGAGGCTCCCTCATCCCTCCAGACCAGGGGCTGGAAGCCTGCACCCCATGAGCCCCCTTCACTTCCACTCCTGATGGCCtttctgctggccctgctgctcagaCCATGCTGTCCATCCAGAGATGCCAGGAGCTGGGGTAAGGTGGCAGCTTTCCCTGTGGCATGGGTAGTGCCAGGAGGCAGAACTGGGCCAGTGCCGGTccccagtgcaggcagcagcaagcccCAGCCCCTGTTGATCCACTGCACCTTGCCTACAGCACACAGCACCAAACCTGCTCTTGCTGCCTACTGCTACACCCCACCCCATGTATGAaagtcctcccccagccccactctgaGTAGTTTGGACCCATTGAGGGAGGCAGTGTGAGGCAAGCTGAAGCGGTGAcctccttctcctgccaccCCTGTTGCAGGGAACGTCACCCAgacactgagaggctggggCAAGAGCTaaacccagcagccccagagaggacCTGCAAGGGAAGCCAGCCCCTgtgtgcagtgctgagcagctgctgctgctcaaagGACACCAGAAACAGCTTTGCCTCTGacccaggagcagccagagcagcaggcagaaggaaggTTTGCCCTGGAAAGCCTCAGGGAAATGACCTTTGCAAAACAGTTTCAGGTGAAGGGCTGGGTCCAGGAAGGACCAGGGCCACCTGCTCTCCCGGAACTTCGTCTAGGGCAACAGGTGGGAAGTGGCTGATACCTGcctgtggggaaggaggagctgagTCCTGCCAAGCTGTCCTTTCAAATGTTTtaactcagaatcacagaatcaaccaggttggaagagaccttcatgatcatcaagtccaaccgatcacctaATCCTATCTCATCAGCTAGgctctaagtgcctcatccaggctcttcttaaacaccttcagggacgtcaaccccaccacctccctgggcagcacatcccaatgggcaatctctctttctgtgaagagcttctttctaatatcaagcctaaactccccCCTGCACAcctgtgagactgtgtcctcttgctctggtgctggctgcctgggagaagagaccaacccccacctggctacaacctcccttcaggtagttgtagacagcaataaggccttccctgagcctcctcttctctatgctaaacacccccagctcactcctGATAGCCCTTCcctcctgggaagcagctggacGTCTCTGCTGGCTTGTGCTCAAGCATGGCAGGTCAGGGCCAGCACAGGGAAGCCCGAGACACGGGGTGATGGTGGCGGATGCTTGTGAACATCAGCATGCTGACTCCAAAAagtgcctgctggagcagataaCACCAAAGACTGTGTGTCATTTCCTGCCTACGTGATAACAGCTGGCTCCCACAGTTGTGCTCAGAGATGTGAAGCTTAATAGCTGTTTCCATGGGGTGAGGACATGGCTTTTCTGAGGCTTGCTCTGGTGAGTTTGTGTtcccagagaaagcagcagcagcagaaggggtcCATGGGTGTTCACCCCTCGGCAAAGCGGTCCTCcatcctgctctgtgcctgcctcCTTTACCTCCAtgctttccagctgctgctgcagctgggtgttGGGGTGGCACTTGTAGAGCAACTTTATAGAGGTGCAGAAATGCAGTGAGATGAGTGGAACATGAcatgtcccacagcagcagccagtgggGAAACTCAGGCAGAGGCCACAGCTGGCCAGGAGGACTGCTgtagcatagaatcaataaggttggaaaagacctcaaagatcatcaaatccaacctgtcaccacagacctcatgactactaaaccatggcaccaagtgccacatccaatcccctcttgaacacctccagggatggggactccaccacctccctgggcagcacattccaatagctaacaactccctctgtgaagaactttctcctcacctccagcctaaacctcccctggcacagcttgagactgtgtcctcttgttctggtgctgattgcctggaagaagagaccaaccccctcctggctacaacctcccttcaggtagctgttgacagcagtaaggtctcccctgagcctcctctcctccaggctaaacagccccagctccctcagcctctcctcacagggctgtgcttgaggcctccccccagcctcgttgcccttctctgaacacgttcaggtgtctcagtgtccttcaaGCTGCTCTCAACAGTGTAGGCAAAACTTCCTCCATTCCCAAAATGAAGGGAATGCCATgggaagagaggagcagggccaggcagggggaGCACTGCCCAGATGCAGCCTTGTGCCCCGCTGCAGCCTGGTGCCCCCATCACCgcttcctccctggagcagctggaggcacaacacagcagcacagctcctctctcatgACCCATGCTTTCCCTTGCAATAGAGGTGCTACTGCCCAAACAGCCCACGTTGGGCTGCTCCCCtctggtgcccagctctggcacgtggcagcaatgctgctgccagcacatccAGGGCAGTGCAAGGactcagggctgggagagctcctgcaggcagcagacacATAACCTCTGTGATGGGCTTTCAGGCAGCCAATTCAAGGCTCTTttttaacagggaaaaaaaaagacagggcCTTGATCTACATTTTTACTGAGCATTGCTCTTGTGCTCAGGGCTgtatttgaatcatagaattatagaatcaataaggttggaaaagacctcaaagatcatcgagtccaacctgtcaccccagacctcctgactactaaaccatggcaccaagtgccatgactggagaaataaaaccaaccatTTGAAGACATTTAGCTTTGATGAGAGGCTCCTCCAGCCCTTTCCCAGACAACTCcctgcttttaaaaatcatcAATCATGGGAACAGCTTGGGGGGAATAATAAATTGGGTGCATGTTATGTACTCCTGGATCACCACAGCCCCTCcatcagctgctgtgtgtggtcACACTGCAATGAGCTGTGATCTGTTGCTCACC
It encodes:
- the LOC104308992 gene encoding P2Y purinoceptor 1, with amino-acid sequence MATEALAPQPGNSSGPPCPVDAAFAQRFLPTVYLVVIPVGLVGNVLGLCHLCLGTRRGTRHPLGLLVGNLGLADLLYVSTLPFLVSYYLQGRVWLFGHSWCRLTRGLFHLNLYASITFLTCISVHRYLGIVHPLRARGRCQAVTSSAWLSGVLWLWVVAQVAPDFAFSKMDAKGMQCHDTTEAKSLGLYLPYTTAVTVTGFIIPFLLILGCYCHVVVVLCRNNTVDLGLRRRSIRLVILVMVLFSVCFLPYHIFRNLNLLSRGWHLQGSCTQASKNIYISYQVTRGLASFNSALNPLLYLMTVEDCVSCMRTIRETASQSLGSSFRRKTSHQGDEKKMTIIIREEEASEEL